From Coriobacteriia bacterium:
GGCCTCGAGGCGCTCAAGCAGCACGGCAGACAGCCCGCGCTGATCATGGTCAAATACCTCCTTGATGCGAGCAAGGGGCACGCCGAGGTTTTGGAGCTGCTGAATCAGGTCAACTGTCGAGCACTGGTCAAGCGAGTAGAAACCGTAGCCGGTCTCCTCGTTTACGCGCGCGGGCACAAGGAGCCCCATCTCGCGATAGAGACGCAGCGTCTTTTTGCTCACACAATTGAGCTCGGCGAAGCGGCCCGTTGAGATATCTGCTTCCATCAAGGTGTTAGCCTCCGCCAAGATGCCCGCCACATATGGGGACACCCATCTTGCCCCCGACCCGTCTGGAGTGTATCACGGGGGCAGTCGGCGGCATCGAGACAGAGTGGCCGGGCGCTGCACGCCGCAGAGGGCAAATGTGGACAAGGCCAGGCATGGATGCGCTCCGAGCAGGCAGCCGAGACCCAGAGCAGTGGGAAACGGGCCCCAGATGGCCAAAAGTACCTAGCTTTGCGAGTCCTCGGGGCGCTCAGAAGCCCCCGCGAGGTGTCAGCGCGAGAGAAAGCCCAGGTGGACGTCGGCAGGGGCCCAGCTTTCGAAGGCATGCATGCCGAATTGACTCGCAAAGCTGGCCACTTTTGGCCACGGGGACATTGGCTGCCCTGCTCTGCCCTCGCGAGTGGCTCCGAAAGGCGGAAACGGTGCCAGAGGGCCCCGGACCACGCCCCCTTATGCCTGAGGGGGCACGTCAACCGAGGCTGCAAGCTCACCCATCGTGCGGAAGCTCTCGAGGCGCTCCTCCGTGACGCGGATCGTCTCGGACAGGGCGCGCTCCCCCAGCACGAGACGCAATGGCGCGGGCTCCACCTCGACGCTCTCGACGATGCGCTCACACATGAGCGCGGGGTCACCCGGAGCAAGACCCTTGGCCAGGTCAAGCATGTCGAGGAAGCCATGGCAGCTCGCGTACTCGGGCATGAGCTCCGCCACTCGGGCGCTCCCATAGCGGAACTCCGTGCGCGCCCCGCCTGGCTCGACGATCGTCACGCCGATAACAAACTGCGCGACCTCCTGGGCAACGGACTCGCAGAAGCCCTCGATGCCGAACTTCGTAGCGTGGTACATGCTATTGGCTGCATGGTCTCTCGACCGAGACGCTGGAGCAAGCCCGCTTCATGGTGGCGGGTAACCGCGGCTTCCTGCCGGTGGAGCGGCGCGAAGACGCGGCCCCGTCGGGTACCGTCATCCGCCGCATCCCGCTCGTGGGGCCAAACCCCGACGGGGCCGCGAGGACGAGCGGGCCGCGCCTACGCCACCTGAGCCACGACTACTACGCCTTCTGGCTCAAGGCGCGTACAAGCCCCCTCGTCGAGGAGTTTGCCGACATCCTCGCTAGCCTTTTCGCGTAGGATACGGCCCGCAAGCACACGCAAAGAGGCCGGCCACCTCCGCAAAGGAGATGACCGGCCTCAAACTAGCTGCGACGCATGCGCTTGAGATGGGGCCGCAAGCGTGTCCCGGAACCCCTTACGCCTGGGCGACCTTCTTGCCGCCGAAGATGACGCGCGCACCCTTGACGGCGAGCACGATGGCCAACACGAACAGCAGTGCGC
This genomic window contains:
- a CDS encoding SDR family NAD(P)-dependent oxidoreductase translates to MYHATKFGIEGFCESVAQEVAQFVIGVTIVEPGGARTEFRYGSARVAELMPEYASCHGFLDMLDLAKGLAPGDPALMCERIVESVEVEPAPLRLVLGERALSETIRVTEERLESFRTMGELAASVDVPPQA